The genomic region GGGCGGGAGCCGCGGCCGGTACCGACTCCTCGGGGCTCTGCTCAATGCTCGGCGGCGTCGGAGCGGTCGCGACAGCGACCGGCCGGTCGCGGTTCGTCGATCGTGGAGTGAGGGCCTGGCCGATCAGCAACGCGACGATCAACAGCGCGGCCACAGCGACGGCCGCGCCCACCCATACACCCCGACGACGGTACGGAGACATTCGGTCAAACTGCACCAAACGACTGTATCGGACCGCCCGACGTTAGGAAGGGCCCCTTCTTATACAAAAAGCGATAAGAAGGGGCCCTTCCTTGCAGTGGGTCAGACGCGGGCGCCGATGTGGATCGCTATCGCGTCGTGGGCTGGCACGTTCGCGGCGAACCAGCCACTACCGTCCACGGTGATCACCGGTCCGCTGCACGTGCCGCCGGAGTACGTGCCGTGGATGACGTCGCAGTAGCGACCGGCGGGCAGCCCTGTGTAGTACGAGCGGCCGTTCACCGCCGAATCCTCGTCGTTGACGGTGATGTAGCCCTTGCCGCTGCGGCTGAACGCGATGTGGTTGTTGCCGTTGTCGTACCAGTTGGCCACGCCCGCGCCCTCGGTGGCGTTGCGGAAGCCGACCATGTTGGCGATCACCGGCCAGCGGTGCTCGCACTCCCAACCGGAGTAGCAGGCGGTGTTCAGGGTCTTGTTCGCGCCGTCCGAGGGCGGGCCGGCGTCCCGGTTGCTGAAGGTGTAGCTGGACATCACCGTCGGCGAGCCGTACGGCCAGGCCAGCATGAAGGCGTTCGCCAGCGCGTAGATGCCGCGATCCCGGTAGGTGAGCACGCCGCCCACGTCGCGCTGGGTGTCGTGGTTGTCGACGAACACCGAGGCCGGCCCGCTGGGCAGGTGCCCCCAGCCCTCGCCGAAGTTGCGCAGGTACGCCAGTCGCTCCGAGCGGAACACCCGGGCCAGGTCCTTGCCGTAGCGGAACTCGTGCACGTCACCGTTGCCGGTGTACTCGGTCGGCTGCACCGGCTCGCCGGCGCCGTAGATGACCTCCTGCACGATGTACGCCGAGCGGGAGAGCTTGCCCTTGATCGCGGCGATGTCGGCGGCCGGCATGTGCTTGCTGGCGTCCAGCCGGAAACCGTCCACGCCGAGCGAGAGCAGGTCGTTGAGGTACGACGCGATCTTCGTACGGACGTAGTCCGACTCGGTCTTCAGGTCCGACAGGTTGACCAGCTCGCAGTTCTGCACCTCGTACCGGTCGTTGTAGTTGACGATGTCGTCGCCGCCGTTGCGCCCACAGTGGTGGAAGTCCTGCGTCTGGTAGATGCCCGGGTAGTCGTAGTGCGAGTAGGACGAGCCGGCCCAGCCCGTTCCGCCGTTCGCCTGGCCGGACATGTGGTTGATGACAGCGTCGACGAGCACCTTGACGCCTGCCGCATGGCAGGTGTTGACCATCGACTGGAACTGGGCGCGGGTGCCCTTGCGGGATTCGATGCGGTAGCTGACCGGCTGGTACGCCAGCCACCACTGGTTGCCCCGGACGTGCTCCTGCGGGGGCGAGACCTGGACGTAGCCGTAGCCCTTCGGGCCGAGAGTGCTCTGGCACTCGCTGGCCACCGACGGCCAGTTCCACTCGAAGAGCTGGACGATGACCTTCTTGTTGCCGGCGGGCGCCGCGGCGGCCGGGGGTGCCGTCACGGTGAGGGGGGTGAGCAGGCTGGCGATCAGGCCGAGGGCGAGGATCGCCGAGGCGCGTCGACGTCGGTGCATCGGGACTCCTGACGGGAGCGGGGGGTGAGGTGGTGGTGCGGGGGGAGCAGCACCAGTTGCTCGAATCTTGCAACCCGTGCTGAAAATTGCCGAAAGATTACAAGCTCGTTGCAAGGACTGTCAACGCATGGACATCTGTCGCTGCCTTCCCCGTTCTGCGGGGGTTGACTGTCACGCGCCACGACGCCGACCGGTTCGATCCCGCCCCAGAAATTTCCGCCCGGGGTGATCCGCGCGCGCCGTCCGTCCGTACTGGATGGGGGAGCAGGGGTCGGCCGGTGGTACGCCGCCGCGAGACGATCGAGGAGCAGATGGCCCGGGCAAAGCAGAACGAGAAGGCCACCACGGTCCGGACCAGCGCCAGCAGTCGGGGGGTCCGAACCCGTTCGCGGTCGGCGACCATGCTGCTGATCGCCTCGGTGGTCGCGGCGCTCTGGGCGGCGACGATGCTGACCGGAGCGGGGCAGACGGCATACGCGTACGGCTTCTTCTTCACCGAGTTCTTCG from Micromonospora profundi harbors:
- a CDS encoding alpha-amylase, encoding MHRRRRASAILALGLIASLLTPLTVTAPPAAAAPAGNKKVIVQLFEWNWPSVASECQSTLGPKGYGYVQVSPPQEHVRGNQWWLAYQPVSYRIESRKGTRAQFQSMVNTCHAAGVKVLVDAVINHMSGQANGGTGWAGSSYSHYDYPGIYQTQDFHHCGRNGGDDIVNYNDRYEVQNCELVNLSDLKTESDYVRTKIASYLNDLLSLGVDGFRLDASKHMPAADIAAIKGKLSRSAYIVQEVIYGAGEPVQPTEYTGNGDVHEFRYGKDLARVFRSERLAYLRNFGEGWGHLPSGPASVFVDNHDTQRDVGGVLTYRDRGIYALANAFMLAWPYGSPTVMSSYTFSNRDAGPPSDGANKTLNTACYSGWECEHRWPVIANMVGFRNATEGAGVANWYDNGNNHIAFSRSGKGYITVNDEDSAVNGRSYYTGLPAGRYCDVIHGTYSGGTCSGPVITVDGSGWFAANVPAHDAIAIHIGARV